From the Luteolibacter arcticus genome, one window contains:
- a CDS encoding type II toxin-antitoxin system RelE/ParE family toxin encodes MSWQVEFRPEVEEDVAEAARWYEAREADLGDDFIAELIEVWNRLTDDPFTGSHRHRKTFVRWRYPERFPYRVVYQVDEERHFVLVIAVLHAARHDRHWKARSKT; translated from the coding sequence ATGAGCTGGCAAGTGGAGTTCCGTCCCGAAGTAGAGGAAGACGTAGCCGAGGCTGCGCGATGGTATGAGGCCCGCGAGGCCGACTTGGGCGATGACTTCATCGCGGAACTGATCGAAGTTTGGAATCGTCTTACCGACGACCCCTTCACCGGCAGTCACCGCCATCGCAAAACCTTCGTCCGATGGCGATATCCCGAGCGCTTTCCCTATCGTGTGGTCTATCAGGTCGATGAAGAACGGCACTTCGTTCTCGTCATCGCAGTCCTTCACGCCGCACGACACGACCGGCACTGGAAGGCTCGCAGCAAGACTTGA
- a CDS encoding outer membrane lipoprotein-sorting protein, which translates to MKTVAALLFAAAVAPLHAQQPDAAAMVRSIRLSATLQQMDLTGSVEKDGGPKMGLNLFVRQGNMQFQLGDKERFHIRMGDEKAELLNVIDDKGTTRPFPSSKLSQPIAGTDVSYEDLTLRFLYWPNAKFEGEEKVNGEQCYKVRLNNPGGDGAYGVVYVWVHKKYGAFWQIRAHDRKGVPLKEFQVNAVMKLPDDKGYTIKEMRVNALQGERVKSITYLRFEKPAAAGPKGRGR; encoded by the coding sequence ATGAAAACCGTCGCTGCCCTCCTGTTCGCCGCCGCCGTAGCCCCGCTCCATGCCCAGCAGCCGGATGCGGCCGCGATGGTCCGCTCGATCCGGCTCTCCGCCACGCTCCAGCAAATGGACCTGACCGGCAGCGTGGAGAAGGACGGCGGGCCGAAGATGGGCCTGAACCTCTTCGTCCGCCAGGGCAACATGCAGTTCCAACTTGGCGACAAGGAGCGCTTTCACATTCGCATGGGCGACGAGAAGGCCGAGCTGCTCAACGTGATCGATGACAAGGGGACGACCCGTCCTTTCCCCTCATCAAAGCTGTCGCAGCCGATTGCCGGCACGGATGTCAGCTATGAGGATCTCACCCTCCGCTTCCTCTACTGGCCGAATGCCAAGTTCGAAGGTGAGGAGAAGGTCAACGGCGAGCAGTGCTACAAGGTCCGCCTGAACAACCCCGGCGGGGACGGTGCCTACGGCGTCGTTTACGTCTGGGTTCACAAGAAATATGGCGCCTTCTGGCAAATCCGCGCCCACGACCGCAAAGGGGTGCCGCTCAAGGAGTTCCAGGTGAATGCGGTGATGAAGCTGCCGGACGACAAGGGCTACACCATCAAGGAAATGCGGGTGAATGCGCTGCAAGGGGAACGGGTCAAGTCGATCACCTACCTGCGCTTTGAGAAACCCGCCGCGGCAGGGCCGAAGGGCAGGGGAAGATGA
- a CDS encoding 3-keto-disaccharide hydrolase, whose protein sequence is MNITLRFAALAALLVSCATGQDEKWTSIFNGKDLDGWTPKIRGLALGEDPKKTFVVEDGAIKVDYKNYEDWGDAFGHLFFKTKFSTYKVRFEYRFVGDQVKGGPGWATQNSGIMLHCQDPKTMGKDQNFPASLEFQLLGAGNGVKTTGNLCTPSTYITIDGKVVKQHCNNSKEPTKPVGEWVRAEAEVHGGKLVKHLINGKVVFEYTDTKLDEGDADAKPLIEAQGNNNLTEGYISLQSESHPVEFRSIEVLELKAE, encoded by the coding sequence ATGAATATCACCCTGCGTTTCGCCGCGCTCGCGGCTCTGTTGGTTTCCTGCGCCACCGGCCAGGATGAGAAATGGACCTCCATCTTCAACGGCAAGGACCTCGACGGTTGGACGCCGAAGATCCGCGGCCTCGCGCTCGGCGAGGACCCGAAGAAGACCTTCGTGGTCGAGGACGGCGCGATCAAGGTGGACTACAAGAACTACGAGGACTGGGGCGATGCCTTCGGCCACCTGTTCTTCAAGACCAAGTTTTCGACCTACAAGGTCCGCTTCGAGTATCGCTTCGTCGGCGATCAGGTGAAGGGCGGACCCGGCTGGGCCACGCAGAACTCCGGGATCATGCTGCATTGCCAAGATCCCAAGACGATGGGCAAGGACCAGAACTTCCCGGCCTCTCTGGAGTTCCAGCTCCTCGGTGCCGGAAACGGCGTGAAAACCACCGGGAATCTTTGCACGCCAAGCACCTACATCACCATCGACGGCAAGGTGGTAAAGCAGCACTGCAACAACTCGAAGGAGCCGACCAAGCCGGTCGGCGAATGGGTCAGGGCCGAGGCCGAAGTCCACGGCGGCAAGCTGGTGAAGCATCTCATCAACGGCAAGGTGGTGTTTGAATACACCGATACCAAGCTCGACGAAGGCGACGCCGACGCGAAGCCACTGATCGAGGCCCAGGGCAACAACAACCTCACCGAAGGCTACATCAGCCTGCAGTCGGAAAGCCACCCCGTGGAGTTCCGCAGCATCGAGGTGCTGGAGCTGAAGGCGGAGTGA
- a CDS encoding ROK family protein has protein sequence MTASAPSLSELPIACVPVLDPDFLPAVLWNRAYREMAAGARTLDLALVRQDGTAFRWSSPVLADTPENAPLTLRYVERALKFLFWQKGGSRVLIAGAPELVPALAAIYGAGGAREFDWNFIGKKIFGEPLSFTAVEAADLPAECGDAMALGRHLGGCRIGFDLGGSDRKCAALIDGEVVFSEEIVWDPYFQSDPDYHIEGVQDSLNRAAAHLPRVDAIGGSSAGVYVNNEVRAASLFRGVSEADFESRIKGMFLELKDRWEGIPFEVVNDGEVTALAGSMSLNENAVLGVAMGTSQAAGYVDPNGSIRPWLNELAFAPVDYRENGPRDEWSGDEGCGVQFFSQQGVARLAQVAGFEFGSMPFPEQLVEVQTAMKAGDDRARKIYQTIGTCFGYAIAHYADFYEIGSLLILGRVTSGEGGTIIIEEAEKVLATEFPQVRIQLVVPDEKTKRHGQAVAAASLAAVG, from the coding sequence ATGACGGCTTCCGCACCCAGCCTTTCCGAGCTTCCCATTGCCTGTGTCCCGGTTCTCGATCCGGATTTCCTGCCTGCCGTTCTCTGGAATCGCGCCTATCGTGAGATGGCGGCCGGGGCGCGGACGCTTGATCTAGCGCTGGTCCGTCAGGATGGCACCGCCTTCCGCTGGTCCTCGCCGGTGCTGGCGGACACGCCGGAGAATGCGCCGCTGACGCTGCGCTACGTCGAGCGCGCGCTGAAGTTCTTGTTCTGGCAAAAGGGTGGCAGCCGCGTGCTGATCGCCGGCGCGCCGGAGTTGGTGCCTGCGCTGGCCGCGATCTACGGGGCCGGTGGTGCCCGCGAGTTCGACTGGAATTTCATCGGCAAGAAGATCTTCGGCGAGCCACTGAGCTTCACCGCCGTGGAGGCTGCCGACCTGCCCGCCGAATGCGGCGACGCGATGGCGCTGGGCCGTCACCTCGGTGGCTGCCGGATTGGCTTCGACCTCGGCGGTTCCGACCGGAAATGCGCCGCGCTCATCGATGGCGAGGTCGTTTTTTCGGAGGAAATCGTCTGGGATCCCTATTTCCAGAGCGACCCGGACTATCACATCGAGGGTGTGCAGGACTCGCTGAACCGTGCCGCCGCGCACCTGCCACGCGTTGACGCCATCGGCGGCAGCTCCGCTGGCGTGTATGTGAACAATGAGGTTCGCGCCGCGTCTCTCTTCCGCGGGGTCAGTGAGGCTGACTTCGAATCCCGGATCAAGGGCATGTTCCTCGAGTTGAAGGACCGCTGGGAAGGCATTCCCTTCGAGGTGGTGAACGACGGCGAAGTGACCGCGCTGGCCGGCTCGATGTCGCTCAATGAGAACGCCGTCCTCGGCGTGGCCATGGGCACCAGCCAGGCAGCCGGCTATGTCGATCCCAATGGCTCGATCCGCCCGTGGCTCAATGAGCTGGCTTTCGCTCCGGTGGACTACCGCGAAAATGGCCCGCGCGACGAATGGAGCGGCGACGAAGGTTGCGGCGTGCAATTCTTCTCCCAGCAAGGCGTCGCCCGCCTCGCCCAGGTGGCCGGTTTTGAGTTCGGCAGCATGCCCTTCCCCGAGCAGCTCGTGGAAGTGCAGACGGCCATGAAGGCCGGTGATGACCGCGCCCGGAAGATCTATCAGACGATCGGCACCTGCTTCGGCTATGCCATCGCCCACTACGCGGATTTTTATGAAATCGGCAGCCTGCTCATCCTCGGCCGCGTGACCTCGGGTGAAGGCGGCACGATCATTATCGAGGAAGCGGAGAAGGTGCTGGCCACCGAGTTCCCGCAAGTGCGCATCCAGCTCGTAGTGCCGGATGAGAAGACCAAGCGCCATGGCCAGGCCGTGGCGGCGGCGAGCTTGGCGGCGGTGGGGTGA
- a CDS encoding DUF5069 domain-containing protein, producing the protein MKYVPLISSGTAGPLGVLHLPRLWLKVSLEARGVLADGYPGAGQGYDQMVIDGLGLNRDAVLSYIADEHPTYPQFEAWVKAQPGAKLDAGSIGTLNAAITGYIHADDVRKSVLSADGLPDDASAPKDAINLNNLDDWHEFHAAVLK; encoded by the coding sequence ATGAAATACGTACCCCTGATCAGCTCCGGCACGGCCGGCCCGCTTGGCGTTCTCCACCTGCCCCGCCTGTGGCTCAAGGTTTCCCTCGAGGCTCGTGGCGTGCTCGCGGACGGCTACCCCGGTGCCGGCCAGGGCTACGACCAGATGGTCATCGACGGCCTCGGCTTGAACCGCGATGCGGTGCTCTCCTACATCGCGGACGAGCATCCGACCTACCCGCAGTTCGAAGCATGGGTGAAGGCCCAGCCGGGCGCGAAGTTGGATGCGGGCAGCATCGGGACCCTGAATGCCGCCATCACCGGCTACATCCACGCGGACGACGTGAGAAAGAGCGTCCTTTCTGCCGACGGCCTGCCGGACGACGCCAGCGCGCCGAAGGACGCCATCAACCTGAACAATTTGGACGACTGGCACGAATTCCACGCCGCGGTGCTGAAGTAA
- a CDS encoding sulfatase/phosphatase domain-containing protein — MRPLLLLAALALAPALFAAERPNIVFLFSDDHALNAISAYGGPLKDVAPTPNLDRIAKDGAVFTRSYCGNSICGPSRATILTGKHSHINGFPDNDGSRFDGSQTTFPKLLQKAGYQTSLIGKWHLVTQPTGFDHWEILPDQGSYYNPDFITATGRKREEGYCTDIITDKAIAWMEGRDKSKPFVLMCQHKAPHRNWSPALRHLELFKDAPLPEPATLFDNYDGRSSTLKEQQMSIARNISWGHDMKFKGENLFPEFFSKEGGNGEYARMTAAQKQAWDKVRDPENEAFIADMKAGKLKDDDVTRWKYQRYLKDYLRCVRAVDEGVGRVLDYLDKSGLAKNTLVIYSSDQGFYLGEHGWYDKRWIFEESLSMPFLVRWPGVVKPGTRNQALIQNIDYAPTFLEAAGVPIPATIQGKSLLPVLKGETPADWRKAIYYFYSGEPTHHVAAHDGVRSDRYKLMFIPKTKEWNLFDLEKDPQEMKSVHDDPAYATTLADMKKAYDEQRRLYRMSPSTVPANRFKEAWWKPRHEEKVKLAKQGGHDLVFIGDSITQGWESKGKATWDKYYAHRNSLNLGFSGDRTEHVLWRLMNGELENVDPKVFVLMVGTNNTGHRQDPPEQVADGIKLILELLQDRKPDAKILLLSIFPRAPKPEDGLRQLNDQINARIKTFADGERVQWLEVSDAFLDKDKVLAKVIMPDYLHPNDVGYEIWAKVMESHIAKLTGTPEVK; from the coding sequence ATGCGCCCGCTGCTGCTGCTTGCCGCCCTTGCCCTCGCCCCTGCGCTCTTCGCTGCGGAACGGCCGAACATCGTGTTCCTGTTCTCCGATGACCACGCCCTCAATGCCATCTCGGCCTACGGCGGCCCCTTGAAAGACGTCGCACCGACGCCGAATCTCGACCGCATCGCGAAGGACGGCGCCGTCTTCACCCGCTCCTACTGCGGGAACTCGATCTGCGGCCCCTCCCGCGCCACCATCCTCACCGGCAAGCATAGCCACATCAATGGCTTCCCGGACAACGACGGCTCGCGCTTCGACGGCAGCCAGACGACTTTTCCGAAGCTCCTACAGAAGGCCGGCTACCAGACCTCGCTGATCGGGAAGTGGCACCTCGTCACCCAGCCGACTGGCTTCGACCACTGGGAAATCCTCCCCGACCAGGGCAGCTACTACAATCCGGACTTCATCACCGCCACAGGCCGGAAGCGCGAGGAGGGCTACTGCACCGACATCATCACCGACAAGGCGATCGCTTGGATGGAGGGCCGCGACAAATCGAAGCCCTTCGTGCTGATGTGCCAGCACAAGGCCCCCCACCGCAACTGGTCCCCTGCCCTGCGCCACCTCGAGCTTTTCAAGGATGCCCCCCTGCCGGAACCCGCCACGCTTTTCGACAACTACGATGGACGTAGTTCCACCCTGAAGGAGCAGCAAATGTCGATCGCCCGCAACATCTCGTGGGGCCACGACATGAAGTTCAAGGGCGAGAATCTCTTCCCCGAGTTCTTCAGCAAGGAGGGAGGCAACGGCGAATACGCGCGCATGACCGCTGCCCAGAAGCAGGCATGGGACAAGGTGCGAGATCCGGAAAACGAGGCCTTCATCGCCGACATGAAGGCCGGCAAGCTCAAGGACGACGATGTCACCCGCTGGAAATACCAGCGCTACCTGAAGGACTACTTGCGCTGCGTCCGGGCCGTCGATGAAGGCGTGGGCCGCGTGCTCGATTACCTCGACAAGAGCGGCCTCGCGAAGAACACGCTGGTGATCTACTCGTCCGACCAGGGTTTCTACCTCGGCGAGCACGGCTGGTATGACAAGCGCTGGATCTTTGAGGAAAGCCTTTCGATGCCCTTCCTCGTCCGCTGGCCCGGCGTCGTGAAGCCCGGCACCCGCAATCAAGCGCTCATCCAGAACATCGACTACGCGCCGACCTTCCTCGAGGCCGCCGGCGTCCCCATCCCCGCCACCATCCAGGGCAAGAGCCTGCTGCCCGTGCTGAAGGGCGAGACCCCGGCCGATTGGCGGAAGGCGATCTACTACTTCTATAGTGGCGAGCCGACCCACCACGTGGCCGCGCACGATGGCGTCCGCAGCGATCGCTACAAGCTGATGTTCATCCCCAAGACCAAGGAGTGGAACCTCTTCGACCTGGAGAAGGACCCGCAGGAGATGAAGTCCGTCCACGATGATCCGGCCTACGCCACGACCCTGGCCGACATGAAGAAGGCCTACGACGAACAGCGCCGCCTTTACCGCATGAGCCCCTCCACGGTGCCCGCCAATCGCTTCAAGGAAGCCTGGTGGAAACCCCGCCACGAGGAGAAGGTGAAGCTCGCCAAACAGGGCGGCCACGACCTCGTCTTCATCGGCGACTCCATTACCCAGGGCTGGGAGAGCAAAGGCAAGGCCACCTGGGACAAGTACTACGCCCATCGGAATTCGCTCAACCTCGGCTTCTCCGGCGACCGCACCGAGCACGTGCTGTGGCGGCTGATGAATGGCGAGCTGGAGAACGTCGATCCCAAGGTCTTCGTCCTGATGGTCGGAACCAACAACACCGGCCACCGCCAGGATCCGCCGGAGCAGGTTGCCGACGGCATCAAGCTCATCCTGGAACTCCTCCAGGACCGCAAGCCGGACGCCAAGATCCTGTTGCTGTCCATTTTCCCGCGCGCTCCGAAGCCGGAGGACGGCCTCCGCCAGCTCAACGACCAGATCAACGCCCGCATCAAGACCTTCGCGGATGGGGAGCGCGTCCAGTGGCTCGAGGTCAGCGACGCCTTCCTCGACAAGGACAAGGTGCTCGCGAAGGTGATCATGCCCGACTACCTCCACCCGAACGACGTCGGCTACGAAATCTGGGCCAAGGTGATGGAAAGCCACATCGCGAAGCTGACAGGCACCCCGGAGGTGAAGTAA
- a CDS encoding zinc-binding alcohol dehydrogenase family protein, whose translation MKAIALTQKLPLDHPDCFVELDLPDPVPGPYDLLVRVKAVAVNPVDYKQRQARKEDETAPRILGWDAAGIVEAVGSDVKHFRRGDQVYYAGDVTRPGCNAELQLVDERLVAKKPASLDFAAAAALPLTAITAWECFFERLELSAGDLKEGKGKNLLIIGGAGGVGSIGIQLATALTGFTVIATASRPETVEWCRRMGAHRVIDHSVDWTEELEKRGIATVDAIACFADTSGHWANMAKAIVPQGKITAIVESPTVPDIGLMKPKSVTFSWEFMFTRSMFQTPDMIAQHDLLKEVATLVDAGRIFSTMKEHGGTLTPASLAAAHRDLEAGKMIGKRVFDTAW comes from the coding sequence GTGAAAGCCATCGCCCTCACGCAAAAGCTCCCGCTCGATCACCCGGACTGCTTCGTCGAACTCGACCTGCCCGATCCCGTCCCCGGTCCGTATGACCTCTTGGTGCGGGTCAAGGCGGTGGCGGTCAACCCGGTCGACTACAAGCAGCGCCAAGCCCGCAAGGAGGACGAAACCGCGCCGCGCATCCTCGGCTGGGACGCCGCCGGGATCGTCGAGGCCGTGGGCTCGGACGTGAAGCACTTCCGCCGCGGCGATCAGGTTTACTACGCCGGCGACGTCACCCGCCCCGGCTGCAATGCGGAGCTCCAGCTCGTGGACGAGCGCCTCGTCGCGAAGAAACCCGCCTCGCTCGACTTCGCTGCCGCCGCGGCCTTGCCACTGACGGCCATCACCGCATGGGAGTGCTTTTTCGAGCGACTCGAGCTTTCCGCCGGCGATTTGAAGGAGGGCAAGGGCAAGAACCTCCTCATCATCGGCGGCGCGGGCGGGGTCGGCTCGATCGGCATCCAGCTCGCCACCGCTCTCACCGGCTTCACCGTCATTGCCACCGCCTCGCGGCCGGAGACCGTCGAGTGGTGCCGCCGGATGGGCGCGCATCGCGTGATCGACCACTCGGTCGATTGGACCGAGGAACTGGAGAAGCGCGGAATCGCCACCGTTGATGCCATCGCCTGCTTCGCCGACACCTCCGGCCACTGGGCGAACATGGCCAAGGCAATCGTCCCGCAGGGCAAGATCACCGCCATCGTCGAATCGCCCACCGTGCCCGACATCGGCCTCATGAAGCCGAAGAGCGTGACCTTCTCGTGGGAGTTCATGTTCACCCGCTCGATGTTCCAGACGCCGGACATGATCGCGCAGCACGACCTTCTCAAGGAGGTCGCCACCCTCGTCGATGCCGGCCGGATTTTCAGCACCATGAAGGAGCACGGCGGCACTCTCACGCCTGCCTCCCTCGCTGCCGCCCATCGCGACCTCGAAGCCGGCAAGATGATCGGCAAGCGGGTATTCGACACCGCGTGGTGA
- a CDS encoding phytanoyl-CoA dioxygenase family protein, with the protein MDLAHDGWTRLHASLEENLLESLRREAFAAGTAGTRCLLDLPPVQAAALAMKRRLIATGILPATAVAIQAIAFDKTPDTNWKVAWHQDLMFPFADKVSSPGYELPSCKSGVHYARPPLEVLEDLLAVRLHLDDCGESNGPRRISPGTHRLGNIPSSDAATSASTHGEVPCLALCGEALLMRPLLLHASSQATSPGHRRVLHLVYYSGQSLPERWHRSI; encoded by the coding sequence ATGGACTTGGCACACGACGGTTGGACCCGGCTCCACGCCAGCCTTGAGGAGAATCTGTTAGAGTCCCTGCGCCGTGAAGCCTTCGCCGCCGGCACCGCCGGCACCCGTTGCCTGCTCGACCTGCCGCCGGTCCAGGCCGCGGCGCTCGCCATGAAGCGGCGGCTCATCGCCACCGGCATCCTGCCCGCCACCGCCGTCGCCATCCAAGCCATCGCCTTCGACAAGACACCGGACACGAATTGGAAGGTCGCGTGGCATCAGGACCTGATGTTCCCCTTCGCCGATAAGGTATCTTCGCCGGGCTACGAACTACCCTCCTGCAAGTCCGGCGTCCACTACGCCCGCCCGCCGCTGGAGGTGCTGGAGGACCTCCTCGCCGTGCGCCTTCACCTCGATGACTGCGGCGAATCCAATGGCCCGCGGCGCATCAGCCCCGGGACCCATCGCCTCGGCAACATCCCCTCCTCCGATGCAGCCACCAGCGCCTCGACTCATGGCGAGGTCCCTTGTCTTGCCCTCTGTGGCGAGGCACTCCTCATGCGCCCGCTCCTGCTCCACGCCTCCTCCCAAGCCACCTCTCCCGGACACCGGCGGGTGCTACACTTGGTCTATTATTCCGGCCAGTCGTTGCCGGAACGTTGGCACCGGAGCATCTGA
- a CDS encoding FG-GAP repeat protein: protein MITTVRRIALAATFLASLSEAGTSLTAAFDQNVRGLRVNNSFGDNIVAVGNFMAVSENNRVYLYERNGGTWEIFARKNMLTSPGSNSGEFGQYVLMPDRNTLIVSDPLFNALTPSGGTNNDQGAVYVFGRDVGGDNNWGLIKQITATDHQLPNGALSKSLGDVMAYGDGRLVVSAKASNSTVKFLYVFEKDRGGPNQWGQVPGVKLVGTDVSLNQFAYTLAVTGDTIVVGSPFEGYRETPSAPADLGRGALFFFSRNQGGTDRWGLLPNGRRYAPDGATSDNFGRTISISGDQIAVGAIGRDLSPSQQDAGVVYILSKDQGGPGAWGFTPARITAPDAAGGDEFGAVVVLRDNVLAVCANNDDVAGVNDAGSIYLFEKASSGAWQAVNGGKFSIDVVPGITLVNTGFDSELFMDEQRLMFWSRTSSLERVVTDIALTGFPSHTTIGRVDFSRQGRLTFTPAGTGNYQLRTSTDLQVWSDQGAVFPGTSGLPVIIETGVPVGPQQRFFRIESR from the coding sequence ATGATCACGACTGTTAGAAGAATCGCCCTCGCTGCCACGTTCCTCGCATCGCTTTCCGAGGCAGGAACATCCCTCACCGCCGCCTTCGACCAGAACGTCCGGGGACTCAGGGTGAACAACTCCTTCGGCGACAACATCGTCGCCGTCGGGAACTTCATGGCGGTCTCGGAAAACAACCGGGTTTATCTCTACGAGCGGAATGGCGGGACTTGGGAGATCTTCGCGCGCAAGAACATGCTGACCTCCCCCGGAAGCAACTCCGGCGAATTCGGCCAATACGTCCTGATGCCCGACCGGAACACCCTGATCGTATCCGATCCCCTGTTCAACGCCCTGACTCCGTCGGGAGGAACGAACAACGACCAGGGTGCCGTCTACGTCTTCGGTCGGGATGTCGGCGGGGACAACAATTGGGGACTCATCAAGCAGATCACCGCGACGGATCACCAGCTCCCGAATGGCGCGCTCTCGAAAAGTCTAGGAGACGTCATGGCCTACGGGGACGGCCGATTGGTCGTCTCTGCCAAGGCGAGCAACTCGACGGTGAAATTCCTTTACGTCTTCGAGAAGGATCGCGGCGGTCCCAACCAATGGGGCCAGGTTCCCGGAGTGAAACTTGTAGGCACCGATGTGAGCTTGAACCAGTTCGCTTACACCCTCGCGGTTACTGGAGACACCATCGTCGTGGGTTCCCCATTCGAAGGCTACCGGGAAACTCCTTCAGCTCCCGCCGACCTGGGCCGCGGGGCGCTCTTCTTCTTCAGCAGGAATCAGGGCGGCACCGACCGGTGGGGACTTCTCCCCAATGGCCGGCGGTATGCGCCCGATGGAGCCACGTCCGACAACTTCGGGCGCACCATTTCCATCTCGGGCGATCAGATCGCGGTGGGCGCGATCGGCAGGGATCTCTCCCCCTCCCAACAGGATGCGGGCGTCGTTTACATCCTGTCCAAGGATCAAGGCGGTCCCGGTGCATGGGGATTCACCCCCGCGCGCATCACCGCTCCGGACGCGGCGGGCGGAGATGAATTCGGGGCCGTGGTGGTGCTGCGTGACAACGTTCTCGCCGTCTGCGCCAACAACGATGATGTGGCGGGAGTCAACGACGCAGGATCGATCTATCTCTTCGAAAAGGCGTCGTCGGGCGCTTGGCAGGCCGTCAATGGCGGGAAGTTCTCCATCGACGTCGTGCCGGGGATCACCTTGGTGAACACCGGCTTCGATTCAGAGCTCTTCATGGACGAGCAGCGTCTGATGTTCTGGTCGCGCACCTCCAGCCTTGAACGGGTCGTCACGGATATCGCGCTCACCGGGTTTCCCTCGCACACGACGATCGGCAGGGTCGATTTCAGCCGCCAGGGTCGCCTTACCTTCACTCCCGCGGGCACCGGCAACTACCAATTGCGCACCAGCACCGACCTTCAGGTCTGGTCCGACCAAGGAGCGGTATTCCCAGGAACTTCCGGCTTGCCCGTGATCATCGAGACAGGTGTCCCTGTCGGTCCCCAGCAACGCTTCTTCCGCATTGAAAGCAGGTGA
- a CDS encoding LysR family transcriptional regulator yields the protein MNVHHLELFYYVAKFGGITAAVRSMPYGIQQPSVSAQICRLEKDLGVTLFIRRPFKLTPEGEMLYERIQPFFSQLPDLAGEIRQEGSLHLKLGACPSVLRHHLPGLMLAMKARKPGLRISLKEIQMDEIAEHLVKQIADISVGAVLGAFPPPLRVDELLRVPLALLVPEDFPCTTWKQVMARHKRKDGSLDLPLIAPPVQSVITRRFREGLTTAGLIWETEVEVGNFDVIRDYVKHGFGVGMSVVIPGVQASGGLRQIPIPAFAPVQVVAVYLREPKPIVAWFLRELKGYVKQLAEVKTAGVR from the coding sequence ATGAACGTCCATCACCTCGAGCTTTTCTACTACGTGGCGAAGTTCGGCGGCATCACCGCGGCAGTGCGCAGCATGCCCTACGGCATCCAGCAACCTTCCGTGAGTGCCCAGATCTGCCGCTTGGAAAAGGACCTCGGGGTAACGCTGTTCATCCGCCGTCCCTTCAAGCTGACTCCTGAAGGCGAGATGCTCTATGAGCGCATCCAGCCTTTTTTCTCGCAGCTTCCCGACCTCGCCGGCGAGATCCGCCAGGAGGGATCGCTCCACTTGAAGTTGGGCGCGTGCCCTTCCGTGCTGCGGCATCATCTTCCCGGGTTGATGCTGGCCATGAAAGCCCGCAAACCCGGGCTACGGATCAGCCTCAAGGAGATCCAGATGGACGAGATCGCAGAGCATCTGGTGAAGCAGATCGCGGACATCTCGGTGGGCGCGGTGCTCGGTGCATTCCCTCCGCCGCTGCGGGTGGATGAGCTTCTCCGGGTGCCCCTCGCCCTGCTCGTGCCGGAGGATTTCCCCTGCACCACCTGGAAGCAGGTGATGGCACGCCACAAGCGCAAGGACGGCAGCCTCGACCTGCCACTCATTGCGCCGCCCGTGCAGAGCGTGATCACGCGGCGCTTCCGGGAAGGGCTCACCACCGCGGGACTGATCTGGGAGACGGAGGTGGAGGTGGGCAACTTCGACGTGATCCGCGACTACGTGAAACACGGCTTCGGCGTGGGCATGTCCGTGGTGATCCCCGGGGTCCAGGCTTCCGGCGGACTACGGCAAATCCCCATCCCGGCTTTCGCCCCGGTGCAGGTCGTGGCCGTCTATCTCAGGGAGCCCAAGCCGATCGTGGCGTGGTTCCTCCGGGAGTTGAAGGGCTACGTGAAACAACTCGCCGAAGTGAAGACGGCGGGTGTTAGATGA